A region of Drosophila mauritiana strain mau12 chromosome 3L, ASM438214v1, whole genome shotgun sequence DNA encodes the following proteins:
- the LOC117139737 gene encoding arginine-glutamic acid dipeptide repeats protein isoform X9 — MAASTQGEIRVGPGHQVNDVYAKLPDYNPISSFPIDKETDERELEESRWSPGVVADGDLLMFLRAARSMAAFQGMCDGGLEDGCLAASRDDTTINALDVLHDSGYDPGKALQALVKCPVSKGIDKKWTEDETKKFIKGLRQFGKNFFRIHKDLLPHKDTPELVEFYYLWKKTPGANNNRPHRRRRQSALRRNRVTRANNSNSNTPPKKEDTPEPQTATTATAAATAASETASRSSPAVSKEENSSLTEDDASECDSDSSLTHKRDESPSRMRTRNKQQNNNSSTSSGNNTAGNGGGNATSISSGSTGGGAAGGNSSSKDQSANAVANGKRPKRGSETPDVSGGASVDSPKTPTKAVAESSANKRKGGKQDTPNKKKRTEQESNEPSAHEENAIKEKRKRPDSPVESMNSDSRPDSVLDDGESNTTDTTTAEQQSTKDSKETVSCKEEREMVTNDLEAKAEEKAIKAEALAEDSKDSAIKNMDEETNIQAPTSAETSLVDGPNPNALSSPVAAPITMKVPTIATVEALNASVDRKEAIEKMESCDSDPEMLKKLATIKQEVSPQQQQHIQQQSQQQMQQQLAPVGIPQPSSCPPSESVYIKKEPMEDSMDATCNQNSNEPQDLKVKIEIKNEDALKHSAGGLPPSGPCAPPSALHPLSGAPVESGQEPLHLQHMPHGQVTTQPPPGYLIDGQLKYGPSGQGVPPQPPQLHSDAAGGVSGAPPGAPTTPQKYPPEMEMKFAPQDLKYPPPPPLDALKYSQEMQAAAAAAAAAGKYDMKYMMEQQGKYNVELSAAHQPPSKPGYQDSLKIPDIKPGFGHLPHNVGSPLDAAHKYGPPPTSQESQQQQPQPPAHQVPPGATPPPGIAMPKPHYQHDVQTPPLGRPFEPTGLMLKYGDPLAAKYGPPQDLKYPMPPVSQAGSADVKPYGGENLIKSSPYGPPPESPIDASARSTPGQDSQGSNSNSQPPSMPPQPQQFQSPHPSPHMPSPAGGGLPPGMHPQNLIHGPPPGAAGGSGPQPPPPPTSLHQPTPTSAGPPSLQHGLHPGHQHSQLSAASSIPPSSIGIPPTLSTMAPSHMHPHLHPHAHLQGLHRPHDLPPSMHPHAPMPLSLQGHPQHGHGLPPSHTSQQQQQQQQQQPGGPAGTVRTPSPAQQPPRSMHDPQSSREPPTSQPSTTMAGSSGPGGPPPQQSPHAHRTSPLPGLAGSGPPPPGLIGHPMAIHPHLAHLPPGHPAHAALAHPGHHLLSHSIAGLGPGGGPIALLAGPGGLGGIPESALSRRTPPSHLPHSHASSAPLTAHSVASMTSTSMSLTTSTVPSSAFSRASPSVQISSSGGGPSGPGSVGPGGLPNSSAAAAAAAAAHRAASPASSVSSLSRQSPLHPVPQSPLSHHPSSSALSAAAAAVAERDRHALMRQQSPHMTPPPVSNASLMASPLSKMYAPQPGQRGLGTSPPPHLRPGASPPVIRHPQMPLPLPLIAPGGGIPQIGVHPGQSPYPHPLLHPSVFYSPHHHPFNSPYGYAPYGPGFPAYMKPPPQPGQLDPAAVMAAHHAGLQGPPPQQMRQDEQNAAAAAAQAAAEKQHQAAAAAAAQQHKAPQQQPPGGMPPNKPPTPKTPQGPGGGMPPGMGGPGTPTGLPPGAYPGSHMPGYPQGPPHGSPFAPQDGQPHGLKPTSHMDALRAHAHSANSAGMGGGHHPTEPLPIDIEPDPEPEIPSPTHNIPRGPSPEAKPDDTECHRSQSAIFVRHIDRGDYNSCTRTDLIFKPVADSKLARKREERDRKLAEKERERRQQQQQQQQQQQQQQAAAAQQAAQQAKMKAELKPPYADTPALRQLSEYARPHVAFRELEEIKNAQAAAASQSRLDPHWMEYYRRGIHPSQFPLYANPAISQMERERLGIPPPHHVGLDPGEHMIRLTREYHAHSHTHLHLPLHPQPQPPEAGFQLPPNVGQYPRPNMLIPREPHSDVLLRMSYADQLQYLQAAEFQRQSLHDQYFRQRPR; from the exons ATGGCGGCCTCCACTCAAGGAGAAATTCGAGTGGGTCCCGGCCACCAGGTAAACGATGTCTAT GCAAAACTGCCCGATTATAATCCAATCTCAAGCTTCCCCATCGACAAGGAAACCGATGAACGTGAACTAGAGGAATCAAGATGGAGTCCAGGCGTTGTGGCCGATGGCGACTTGTTAATGTTCTTGCGTGCGGCTCGCTCCATGGCTGCATTTCAAGGAATGTGTGATGGTGGTTTAGAAGACGGTTGTTTGGCTGCTAGTCGCGACGACACTACAATAAACGCACTCGACGTG CTCCACGATTCTGGCTACGATCCAGGCAAAGCTCTACAAGCGCTCGTAAAGTGCCCCGTTTCGAAGGGCATCGACAAGAAGTGGACCGAGGACGAAACAAAGAAATTCATCAAGGGTCTGCGTCAGTTTGGGAAGAACTTCTTCCGCATCCATAAGGACCTGCTGCCGCACAAGGACACGCCGGAGCTGGTCGAGTTCTACTATCTGTGGAAGAAGACGCCCGGCGCGAACAATAATCGGCCACACAGGCGACGCCGCCAAAGCGCCCTGCGACGCAACCGTGTCACGCGggccaacaacagcaacagcaacactcCTCCGAAGAAGGAGGACACTCCAGAACCACAAACTGCGACGACGGCGACGGCGGCGGCAACCGCGGCGTCCGAGACGGCGAGTCGCTCATCGCCCGCTGTCTCCAAGGAGGAGAACAGCTCGCTCACCGAGGACGACGCCAGCGAGTGCGACAGTGATTCGAGTCTGACCCACAAAAGGGATGAATCACCCTCAAGGATGAGGACGCGTAACAAGCaacagaacaacaacagcagcaccagcagcggTAACAACACGGCCGGAAACGGTGGCGGTAACGCCACATCCATAAGCAGCGGATCAACCGGCGGCGGTGCCGCTGGCGGCAATAGTTCGTCTAAGGATCAATCAGCCAACGCCGTGGCTAATGGCAAGCGACCCAAGAGGGGCTCCGAAACACCGGACGTTTCCGGCGGAGCCTCAGTCGATAGTCCCAAGACACCGACGAAGGCTGTGGCCGAGAGTTCGGCCAATAAGCGCAAGGGTGGCAAGCAGGATACGCCCAACAAGAAGAAGCGAACGGAGCAGGAGTCCAACGAGCCAAGCGCCCATGAGGAGAATGCCATCAAGGAGAAGCGCAAGAGACCGGACAGCCCGGTTGAGAGTATGAACTCGGATAGCAGACCGGATTCAGTGCTCGACGATGGGGAATCGAATACCACGGACACCACCACCGCCGAGCAGCAGTCCACAAAGGACAGCAAGGAGACGGTCAGCTGCAAGGAGGAGCGCGAAATGGTCACCAACGATCTGGAGGCCAAGGCCGAGGAAAAGGCCATCAAGGCAGAGGCTTTGGCGGAAGACAGCAAGGATAGCGCCATCAAGAACATGGACGAGGAGACTAACATCCAGGCGCCTACCAGTGCAGAGACAAGTTTGGTGGATGGTCCCAATCCTAATGCCTTGTCCAGTCCGGTGGCCGCACCAATCACTATGAAGGTGCCGACAATTGCAACCGTTGAGGCGTTGAACGCTTCCGTCGACCGCAAGGAGGCGATCGAGAAGATGGAGTCGTGCGACAGCGATCCGGAGATGCTTAAAAAACTGGCAACCATTAAGCAGGAAGTATctccgcagcagcaacagcacatTCAACAGCAATCAcagcagcagatgcagcagcaactcgcGCCTGTTGGCATACCGCAACCTTCGTCTTGCCCGCCTTCGGAATCAGTCTATATCAAAAAGGAGCCCATGGAGGACTCGATGGACGCCACCTGCAATCAGAACAGCAACGAACCGCAAGACCTGAAGGTGAAGATCGAGATTAAAAACGAGGATGCATTGAAGCACAGTGCTGGAGGTCTGCCGCCTTCAGGTCCGTGTGCACCGCCTTCAGCTCTACATCCGCTCTCCGGAGCTCCGGTAGAGAGCGGCCAGGAGCCACTGCACCTGCAACATATGCCTCATGGGCAAGTAACAACGCAACCGCCCCCTGGCTACCTAATTGATGGCCAGCTAAAGTATGGACCATCGGGACAAGGTGTGCCTCCACAGCCACCACAACTGCACAGCGATGCGGCTGGAGGAGTCAGCGGAGCACCACCTGGAGCGCCGACCACGCCCCAGAAGTATCCGCCCGAGATGGAGATGAAGTTCGCTCCTCAGGATCTCAAGTATCCCCCACCGCCGCCTCTAGACGCACTCAAGTACAGCCAAGAGATGCAagctgcggcggcggcagcggctgcTGCTGGCAAATACGATATGAAATACATGATGGAGCAGCAGGGCAAGTACAACGTGGAGTTGTCAGCTGCACATCAGCCGCCAAGCAAGCCGGGCTACCAGGACTCGCTTAAGATACCCGATATTAAGCCCGGTTTCGGCCACCTGCCGCACAACGTTGGCTCTCCGCTTGACGCCGCCCATAAATACGGACCGCCGCCGACGTCGCAAGAGtcccagcaacagcagccccAGCCGCCGGCACATCAGGTACCGCCGGGAGCAACTCCACCACCTGGTATCGCCATGCCCAAGCCGCACTACCAACACGATGTGCAAACGCCACCGTTGGGACGGCCCTTCGAGCCTACCGGACTAATGCTCAAGTATGGCGATCCCCTGGCAGCCAAATACGGCCCGCCACAGGATCTCAAGTACCCGATGCCTCCGGTTTCTCAGGCGGGATCAGCGGACGTAAAGCCTTATGGCGGCGAGAATTTGATCAAGTCCTCACCGTACGGACCGCCGCCGGAGAGTCCTATCGATGCCTCTGCGCGCTCTACACCTGGTCAGGACAGCCAGGGCAGCAATAGCAATTCACAGCCGCCCTCAATGCCTCCGCAACCGCAGCAGTTCCAGTCGCCGCATCCCTCGCCGCATATGCCTTCGCCAGCAGGAGGTGGGCTACCACCGGGAATGCATCCGCAAAATCTCATCCACGGCCCGCCACCAGGTGCAGCGGGTGGCAGTGGCCCCCAGCCGCCTCCACCGCCCACATCGCTGCACCAGCCCACGCCCACGTCTGCAGGTCCACCCAGTCTGCAACATGGACTACATCCTGGCCACCAGCACTCACAGCTGTCTGCGGCATCATCGATACCGCCGAGTTCGATTGGAATTCCTCCCACGCTCTCAACTATGGCGCCCTCGCACATGCACCCGCACCTTCATCCACATGCGCATCTGCAGGGTCTCCATCGGCCGCACGATCTGCCGCCCAGTATGCATCCACATGCTCCCATGCCGCTGTCGTTGCAGGGGCATCCGCAGCACGGACATGGCTTGCCGCCCTCGCACACTtctcagcaacagcagcagcaacaacaacaacagcccgGCGGACCAGCTGGCACGGTGCGAACTCCGTCACCAGCCCAGCAACCGCCGAGATCCATGCACGATCCGCAATCGTCTCGAGAGCCGCCCACATCGCAGCCCTCGACCACTATGGCAGGATCGAGTGGTCCAGGTGGACCACCGCCGCAACAGTCGCCGCATGCGCATCGCACATCACCGTTGCCAGGGCTCGCGGGTAGTGGTCCTCCACCTCCGGGACTCATCGGTCATCCGATGGCCATACACCCGCACCTGGCCCACTTGCCGCCCGGACATCCGGCTCACGCAGCGCTGGCCCATCCTGGACACCATCTGCTGTCGCACTCGATAGCGGGCTTGGGTCCTGGCGGTGGACCCATCGCGTTGCTGGCAGGACCCGGTGGGCTTGGAGGTATTCCAGAGTCCGCTCTAAGTCGCCGCACCCCGCCCTCACACCTGCCGCACTCGCATGCCTCTTCGGCCCCACTGACGGCTCACTCGGTGGCCAGTATGACGTCCACCAGTATGTCGCTGACCACCAGCACGGTGCCATCGTCCGCCTTTAGCCGCGCCAGTCCCAGCGTACAGATCTCGAGCAGTGGAGGAGGACCTTCAGGCCCCGGAAGCGTTGGACCTGGAGGATTGCCAAACTCATCGGCagcggcggctgctgcggcagcTGCTCATCGGGCAGCTTCCCCGGCATCCAGCGTAAGCAGCCTAAGTCGGCAGAGTCCGCTGCATCCAGTGCCGCAGTCGCCGCTCAGCCATCATCCCTCGTCCTCTGCGTTATCCGCCGCAGCAGCTGCTGTGGCGGAGCGGGATCGACATGCGCTGATGCGACAGCAATCGCCACACATGACTCCACCTCCGGTGTCCAACGCCTCTTTAATGGCGAGTCCTCTGAGCAAGATGTACGCTCCACAGCCGGGTCAGAGGGGCTTGGGAACGTCACCACCACCGCATTTGCGGCCAGGAGCATCACCGCCGGTCATTCGCCACCCGCAGATGCCTCTACCGTTGCCACTGATTGCGCCCGGCGGAGGAATCCCGCAGATTGGAGTGCATCCGGGTCAGTCACCGTATCCGCACCCGCTACTGCATCCCTCGGTATTCTATTCGCCGCATCACCATCCATTTAATTCGCCATACGGCTATGCGCCTTATGGTCCTGGATTCCCGGCATACATGAAGCCGCCACCACAGCCAGGACAGCTCGATCCGGCAGCCGTGATGGCGGCCCACCATGCTGGATTGCAGGGACCACCGCCCCAGCAGATGCGTCAGGACGAGCAGAATGCAGCGGCCGCCGCTGCACAAGCAGCTGCTGAGAAACAACACCAAgcggctgcagcagcggcagcccAGCAGCACAAGGCgccgcaacaacaaccgcCTGGCGGAATGCCACCCAACAAACCGCCAACGCCAAAGACGCCACAGGGTCCGGGCGGTGGAATGCCCCCAGGAATGGGTGGACCGGGAACACCGACGGGACTGCCGCCAGGTGCCTATCCTGGCAGTCATATGCCGGGATATCCACAAGGGCCGCCTCATGGGTCACCCTTTGCGCCACAAGATGGTCAGCCTCACGGCCTGAAGCCCACATCGCACATGGACGCCCTGCGAGCCCACGCACACTCAGCCAACTCGGCGGGAATGGGCGGTGGACACCATCCTACGGAGCCAT TGCCCATTGATATTGAACCGGATCCAGAGCCAGAGATTCCCAGTCCAACGCACAACATACCACGTGGTCCCAGTCCCGAAGCAAAACCGGACGACACCGAATGCCATCGCTCTCAGTCTGCCAT aTTTGTGCGCCACATCGATCGTGGGGATTACAATTCGTGCACGAGAACAGATTTGATCTTCAAGCCGGTGGCCGACTCAAAGTTGGCCCGCAAGCGTGAAGAACGCGACCGCAAGCTGGCCGAAAAGGAGCGTGAGCGGCGACAG cagcagcagcaacaacaacagcagcagcaacaacagcaagcaGCGGCCGCGCAACAGGCGGCACAGCAAGCCAAGATGAAGGCGGAGCTGAAGCCACCGTATGCCGATACGCCGGCACTGCGTCAACTGTCCGAGTACGCTCGTCCCCACGTCGCCTTCAG GGAACTGGAGGAGATCAAAAACGCACAAGCTGCTGCGGCGAGTCAATCCCGACTAGATCCGCACTGGATGGAATACTATCGACG CGGCATCCACCCCTCGCAGTTCCCGCTGTATGCGAATCCGGCGATATCGCAGATGGAGAGGGAGCGTCTGGGAATTCCACCTCCGCACCATGTGGGGTTGGACCCGGGCGAGCACATG ATACGATTGACGAGAGAATATCATGCACACTCTCATACTCATTTACATTTGCCTTTGCATCCACAGCCGCAACCACCGGAGGCCGGTTTCCAACTGCCAC CGAATGTTGGCCAGTATCCGCGGCCAAATATGCTTATACCTAGGGAGCCGCACTCGGATGTCCTGCTGCGCATGTCCTATGCCGACCAACTACAG TATTTACAGGCCGCCGAGTTCCAGCGACAGTCCCTGCACGATCAGTACTTTAG ACAACGGCCCAGATAA